A single Lactuca sativa cultivar Salinas chromosome 8, Lsat_Salinas_v11, whole genome shotgun sequence DNA region contains:
- the LOC111891795 gene encoding uncharacterized protein LOC111891795, translated as MTDKRIRVSWKSELVDKSFLESYIQELTSNGQEGNGVKASSWAVVAEKLKTDHNFVVEKKQMKNRYDYLKAKYAVWLKLKNKTRNIYDPLNKYVDKLRNTSLPCPELCTQLFERATSTGVHSWGPSSTLPHPNETFSTHDFEDTEMDEPAPHADTLSSTVPQPTIEESFGRTRNKGGKRNGPKETTLNDELKEVGKEIIKATQAFTEANNLDNEMDACMAKLTSLEWGEYDLKYITALMLFAESAGNRKIWLRLNLSNCESWVTNAGRKFGLVG; from the exons ATGACAGATAAAAGAATTAGGGTTAGTTGGAAGTCGGAATTGGTGGACAAAAGTTTTTTGGAATCATATATACAAGAATTGACAAGCAATGGCCAGGAGGGTAATGGTGTAAAAGCAAGCTCATGGGCTGTGGTCGCAGAGAAATTGAAAACAGATCATAATTTTGTTGTCgagaaaaaacaaatgaaaaaccgATACGACTATTTAAAAGCAAAGTATGCAGTGTGGTTAAAACTTAAAAACAAAACAAGAAATATTTATGATCCT TTGAACAAGTATGTAGATAAGTTGAGAAATACATCCCTCCCTTGCCctgaactttgtacccaactattTGAAAGGGCGACCTCGACTGGTGTTCACAGTTGGGGGCCATCTTCGACACTACCTCATCCCAATGAAACCTTTAGTACACATGATTTTGAGGATACAGAGATGGATGAGCCAGCACCTCATGCAGATACCCTAAGCTCAACAGTACCTCAACCTACTATTGAGGAATCATTTGGGCGAACAAGAAACAAGGGAGGCAAACGAAATGGTCCTAAAGAAACCACACTAAATGATGAGTTGAAAGAAGTTGGAAAAGAAATTATCAAGGCTACACAAGCATTCACGGAAGCAAATAATCTTGACAATGAGATGGATGCTTGTATGGCGAAGTTGACAAGCTTGGAGTGGGGAGAATATGATCTGAAATACATCACTGCTCTTATGTTATTTGCTGAAAGTGCTGGTAATAGGAAAATTTGGTTGCGGCTTAACTTGTCAAATTGTGAGTCGTGGGTAACAAATGCGGGAAGAAAGTTTGGATTAGTTGGTTGA